The Candidatus Neomarinimicrobiota bacterium region GTCCTTCTTTTTGACAAAGCGGGGATCAAGAATCTTGAGGGTCAACTGACAACGGATTAGGTGATGGTTGTGGACCGACACATCCTTCTCAGGCCCCTGCTGACAGAAAAAGGGAGTCGCCTTGAAGAAAGCCAGGATACGTATACTTTTCAGGTGGATAAGCAGGCCAACAAGATCGAAATCAAGAGGGCCGTTGAGAAGAAGTTCAATGTGAAAGTGTCAAACGTCCGCACGGCCAACGTGAAAGGAAAACGAAAAGAGATGACCGTGCGAAGCGGTGGACACGTCATTCGCACCTCCGGGAAGAGATCGAACTGGAAAAAAGCGATGGTGACGCTTCAGAGTGGATTTACCATAGATCTCTACGGAGCAGAGAGCGAGGCTTAGGTCATGCCTGTAAAGAAATCGAAGCCAGTGACGCCCGGACAGAGACATAAGTCTGCTTCCACCTTCGAGGAGATTACCCGTTTGGGGCCTGAAAAAAGTCTCTTGCGTCCCTTGAAGAGATCGGGAGGGCGAAACAGCGGGGGAAGAATGACGGTCCGCCATCGGGGTGGCGGCCACAAACGCAATTACAGGATTGTAGATTTCAAGCGTGACAAGTTCGGCATTCCCGCCAGGGTAGCATCCGTCGAGTATGACCCCAATCGTTCTTGCCGCATCGGACTTCTTCATTATGTTGACGGGGAGAAGAGATATATCATCGCTCCTTACGGACTCAAAGTGGGGGAAACGGTGGTCTCCGGAAAGAAGGTCCCCATCAGGGTCGGAAACGCTACCGCGCTGAAGAATATTCCATCGGGCCTCGTGGTGCACAATGTTGAATTGGTGCCCGGCAAAGGCGGTCAGATGGTCCGGAGTGCGGGCACGCGAGCTCAGATAATGGCCAAGGACGCAGGGATGGTCTCCCTGAAGCTTCCCTCAGGTGAAATCAGAATGATCCACGAAGACTGCATGGCCACAATCGGGGAGGTGGGAAACAGAAGTCACGAAACGGTCATTTACGGTAAGGCGGGCAGAAGTCGATGGAAGGGACGGAGACCCTCGGTTAGAGGGGTTGCCATGAATCCTGTGGATCATCCCATGGGAGGAGGCGAGGGGAAGTCCTCGGGAGGTCGACATCCCACTACTCCATGGGGAAAGCCCACAAAAGGATACAAGACCCGGCGAAAGAATAAGGCTTCGGATCGATTCATCGTTAGAAGGAGAAATGAGTGATGTCCCGGTCTTTGAAAAAAGGTCCAAGCGTTGACGAGAAGTTACTGAAGAAAATCGAGAAGAT contains the following coding sequences:
- the rplB gene encoding 50S ribosomal protein L2; amino-acid sequence: MPVKKSKPVTPGQRHKSASTFEEITRLGPEKSLLRPLKRSGGRNSGGRMTVRHRGGGHKRNYRIVDFKRDKFGIPARVASVEYDPNRSCRIGLLHYVDGEKRYIIAPYGLKVGETVVSGKKVPIRVGNATALKNIPSGLVVHNVELVPGKGGQMVRSAGTRAQIMAKDAGMVSLKLPSGEIRMIHEDCMATIGEVGNRSHETVIYGKAGRSRWKGRRPSVRGVAMNPVDHPMGGGEGKSSGGRHPTTPWGKPTKGYKTRRKNKASDRFIVRRRNE
- the rplW gene encoding 50S ribosomal protein L23; the encoded protein is MVVDRHILLRPLLTEKGSRLEESQDTYTFQVDKQANKIEIKRAVEKKFNVKVSNVRTANVKGKRKEMTVRSGGHVIRTSGKRSNWKKAMVTLQSGFTIDLYGAESEA